Proteins encoded together in one Temnothorax longispinosus isolate EJ_2023e chromosome 5, Tlon_JGU_v1, whole genome shotgun sequence window:
- the Srprbeta gene encoding signal recognition particle receptor subunit beta, with product MEQYIKLLLGDDGNSQLLYPVLLIVVFAVIVLVLFALWRRRKSTGYIILLTGLSDSGKTLIYARLLYSKYVQTYTSIKENVGKITVNNSSLRIVDIPGDERLRYKYFDKYKSSVRGLIYVIDTVTIQKELRDVAEYLYNLLSDPNIQKNVPVLILCNKQDQILAKGCTVIKMLLENEMNVLRMTKTSQLEATDASSTNVFLGKQGKHFDFSHLDSPVHFAESYAFTKGSGPSVDLEQLNEWLNKIANLM from the exons ATGGAACAATACATAAAACTACTGTTGGGAGATGATGGCAATTCGCAGCTTCTGTATCCAGTCTTACTGATCGTTGTGTTTGCCGTTATAGTGCTAG TTTTATTTGCACTGTGGCGCAGAAGGAAGTCTACTGGTTATATTATCCTTTTAACGGGCCTCAGCGACAGTGGAAAAACATTGATCTATGCGAGATTATTATATTCGAAATATGTCCAGACGTATACATCTATTAAGGAAAATGTAGGGAAGATTACAGTCAACAAC AGTTCTTTGAGAATAGTGGATATTCCTGGAGACGAACGACTGCGCTACAAGTACTTTGACAAGTACAAATCGTCAGTCAGAGGTCTGATTTATGTGATCGATACGGTGACTATTCAGAAGGAGCTCAGAGATGTGGCTGA GTATCTGTACAATTTATTATCAGATCCCAATATACAAAAGAACGTTCCCGTCCTGATATTGTGCAACAAGCAGGATCAAATTTTGGCTAAAGGTTGCAcggtaataaaaatgttgttgGAGAACGAAATGAATGTGCTGCGAATGACAAAAACTAGCCAGTTAGAAGCCACTGACGCATCGTCAACCAACGTCTTCCTCGGGAAACAAGGAAAGCACTTTGACTTCTCGCATTTGGATTCGCCGGTCCATTTTGCGGAATCGTACGCATTTACCAAAGGTAGTGGACCGTCAGTCGACCTCGAACAGCTTAACGAGTGGTTAAACAAAATCGCAAACCTAATGTAA